One Struthio camelus isolate bStrCam1 chromosome 10, bStrCam1.hap1, whole genome shotgun sequence genomic region harbors:
- the LOC138068382 gene encoding haptoglobin-like has translation MSMGTAALLIAGLAWAALDSAAATSSSCAKPAAIEHGRVEHLVRYRCDPYYQLRSSGDGTYECHEKHVWVNAEAGEELPVCEPVCGKPAHPATQTQRIIGGLLAGKGSFPWQGRLVTRHNLTVGATLISDQWLLTTGRNVYLNHSADADPAEIAPTLQLFLGGKEQLAPRVERIVLHPEYPKAVDLALLKLKEKVLLGEEVMPICLAQKDYLQPGRVGYVAGWGRGATFAFSDLLKYVMLPVAESEKCAEYYAARGPHGVPPLLSKHTFCVGMSELREDTCYGDAGGAFAVRDPEDDTWYAAGILSYDKTCSASKYGVYVSVEHVLDWVKQTLADDGAGAASPQ, from the exons ATGAGCATGGG GACGGCGGCGCTGCTGAtcgctggcctggcctgggcggCGCTGGACTCGGCGGCTGCCACCT CGTCGAGCTGCGCCAAGCCGGCGGCCATCGAGCACGGCCGCGTGGAGCACCTGGTCAGGTACCGCTGCGACCCCTACTACCAGCTGCGCAGCTCCGGCGACG gCACGTACGAGTGCCACGAGAAGCACGTGTGGGTGAACGCCGAGGCCGGAGAGGAGCTGCCCGTCTGCGAGCCGG TGTGCGGGAAGCCGGCGCACCCGGCCACGCAGACGCAGCGCATCATCGGGGGCCTGCTGGCCGGCAAGGGCAGCTTCCCCTGGCAGGGCCGGCTGGTGACGCGCCACAACCTCACCGTGGGGGCCACGCTCATCAGCGACCAGTGGCTGCTGACCACCGGCAGGAACGTCTACCTGAACCACAGCGCGGACGCCGACCCGGCCGAGATCGCCCCCACGCTGCAGCTCTTCCTGGGCGGCAAGGAGCAGCTCGCCCCGCGGGTGGAGCGCATCGTGCTGCACCCCGAGTACCCCAAGGCCGTGGACCTGGCCTTGCTCAAGCTCAAGGAGAAggtgctgctgggagaggaggtgATGCCCATCTGCCTGGCGCAGAAGGACTACCTGCAGCCAGGGCGGGTGGGCTATGTGGCGGGCTGGGGCCGCGGGGCCACCTTCGCCTTCTCAGACCTGCTGAAGTACGTGATGCTGCCGGTGGCGGAGAGCGAGAAGTGCGCAGAGTACTACGCGGCCCGGGGACCCCACGGCGTGCCGCCCCTCCTCAGCAAGCACACCTTCTGCGTGGGCATGAGCGAGCTGCGGGAGGACACGTGCTACGGGGACGCCGGCGGGGCGTTCGCCGTGCGGGACCCCGAGGACGACACCTGGTACGCCGCCGGCATCCTCAGCTACGACAAGACCTGCTCGGCCTCCAAGTATGGCGTCTACGTCAGCGTGGAGCACGTCCTCGACTGGGTGAAGCAGACCCTGGCCGACgatggggccggggctgccagcCCGCAATAA